The Algoriphagus sp. TR-M9 genome has a window encoding:
- a CDS encoding transposase, whose amino-acid sequence MKGKKKYSVLFRKEAVDQVIHDKRSVFKVGQDLGVDKSLIRKWVLLYQKHGIMGLMPISNREYPPAFKVKAIETMRKKSLSLLETCIQFNIRSPGSLVKWIALYDEKGSEGLARKQSEPKFPMAKRIKKPKTKEEELLKELASLRAENAYLKKLHALIQADKEKEEKRKSSRN is encoded by the coding sequence AGTGATCCACGATAAGCGATCAGTATTTAAAGTAGGTCAGGATTTAGGAGTTGATAAATCTCTTATTCGTAAATGGGTTCTCTTGTATCAAAAACACGGAATTATGGGCCTTATGCCTATTTCAAATAGAGAATATCCTCCTGCATTCAAGGTCAAGGCTATTGAGACCATGCGAAAGAAGTCGTTATCTTTATTGGAGACCTGTATTCAGTTTAATATTCGAAGTCCTGGTTCCTTGGTCAAATGGATAGCTCTTTATGATGAAAAAGGCTCTGAAGGTTTAGCAAGGAAACAAAGTGAACCAAAATTTCCCATGGCCAAAAGAATCAAAAAGCCCAAAACCAAGGAAGAAGAGCTCCTGAAGGAATTAGCTTCCCTGAGAGCTGAAAATGCATATTTAAAAAAGCTCCATGCCTTAATTCAAGCCGACAAAGAGAAAGAAGAAAAGCGGAAGTCATCCAGGAATTAA
- a CDS encoding Fic family protein has translation MRHNTILYCIDEIQMKPYKPQELLSTNLDWAAIVDLLSTANRQLARYDGLLQSIINPEVLLSPLRTQEAVLSSKIEGTQATLKEVLEYEAEKVQSSEKQGDIKEIINYRKALFSAKSRLDSLPLSLRLIHEMHAVLMQDVRGENKAPGEFRKIQNWIGAPGSTMDTARFVPPTVQDMIQGLGDWEKYIHFEEKDPLVQLAIIHAQFEILHPFLDGNGRIGRILIPLFLFDKDIISEPVFYLSDYLENHRRDYYDALKDITDTGSWTNWIRFFLGAIISQAKKNNDQTRQIVALYASMKEQIVTATHSQFAVNCLDFIFNHPVFNSGRFYKESGVPRASASRLLNAMEANQIIKCIEKGSGRRASLYIFEPLIDIVNQ, from the coding sequence ATGAGACACAACACTATCTTGTATTGCATAGATGAGATACAAATGAAGCCTTACAAACCACAAGAACTTCTTTCGACCAACTTAGACTGGGCAGCCATTGTTGATTTACTGAGTACTGCCAATCGCCAGCTTGCCCGGTATGACGGACTACTTCAGTCTATCATCAATCCAGAGGTTTTGCTTTCACCTCTTCGCACTCAGGAAGCCGTACTGTCTTCAAAAATAGAAGGTACACAGGCTACGCTAAAAGAAGTGTTGGAATATGAGGCTGAAAAAGTCCAATCTTCAGAAAAACAAGGGGATATTAAGGAAATTATTAATTATAGGAAAGCCTTATTTTCAGCAAAATCAAGACTTGACTCCCTACCCCTCTCTCTTCGATTGATTCATGAAATGCATGCGGTGCTAATGCAAGATGTCCGTGGAGAGAATAAAGCTCCAGGTGAATTTCGGAAAATCCAAAATTGGATAGGAGCTCCGGGAAGCACCATGGATACCGCAAGATTTGTTCCTCCCACAGTTCAGGATATGATTCAGGGCTTGGGTGATTGGGAGAAGTACATTCATTTTGAAGAAAAAGATCCGCTTGTTCAATTGGCAATTATCCATGCTCAGTTTGAAATATTACATCCATTTTTGGATGGAAATGGACGGATAGGAAGAATTCTGATTCCTCTATTCCTGTTTGATAAAGATATTATCAGTGAACCTGTATTTTATCTTTCAGATTATTTGGAGAATCATCGCCGGGATTACTATGATGCGCTGAAGGACATTACTGATACAGGAAGCTGGACAAATTGGATTAGGTTTTTTCTGGGAGCGATTATTAGCCAGGCAAAGAAAAACAATGATCAAACCCGCCAAATAGTGGCGCTTTACGCATCTATGAAAGAGCAAATAGTGACGGCAACGCACTCTCAGTTTGCTGTAAATTGCTTGGACTTTATTTTTAATCATCCAGTTTTCAATAGTGGAAGATTTTATAAAGAGTCAGGAGTGCCAAGAGCGTCTGCCTCTCGGCTACTTAACGCAATGGAAGCCAATCAGATAATCAAATGTATTGAGAAGGGATCTGGCAGGAGAGCATCTCTGTACATTTTTGAACCATTGATTGATATCGTAAACCAATAG
- a CDS encoding asparaginase, which produces MNYKIVRLNTSARTSKTSSVLIIYTGGTLGMAYDDSGALVPFNFGQILEKIPILYSMDVAITVISFPEPIDSSNVSMVHWKDMAYIIYENYDSYDGFVVLHGTDTMAYSASMLSYMLQGLNKPVIFTGAQLPISAMRSDARENLMTSLEIATAKINDRPIVPEVCVFFNHMLLRGNRSKKVQSVHFDAFESENYPPLAESGIVIDYNTQAIRPLESHKKLVNRNSLDNNVLVLKLFPGITKKVIDACLNIPGLKGVVLETYGSGNSPSEKWFMDSLQRAIDKGVIILNVSQCNGGRVIQGRYETSKELLAVGVISGKDITTEAAVTKMMFLLGQERRHEDVIAKLKVPLAGEMTA; this is translated from the coding sequence ATGAATTATAAAATCGTAAGATTAAACACCTCTGCCCGTACCAGTAAAACTTCTTCCGTGTTGATTATCTACACCGGGGGCACACTGGGGATGGCTTATGATGACTCCGGGGCTTTGGTTCCCTTTAATTTTGGTCAAATCCTGGAAAAGATCCCTATCCTATACAGTATGGATGTGGCGATAACGGTGATTTCTTTTCCGGAGCCCATTGATAGTTCCAATGTGTCCATGGTCCACTGGAAGGATATGGCCTACATCATTTATGAAAACTACGACAGTTACGATGGTTTTGTAGTCCTACATGGTACAGATACCATGGCTTATTCTGCATCCATGCTGAGCTACATGCTTCAGGGATTGAATAAGCCGGTCATATTTACAGGGGCGCAGCTGCCGATTTCGGCCATGCGCTCCGATGCGCGGGAGAACCTGATGACTTCTCTGGAGATCGCCACTGCCAAGATCAATGATCGGCCTATAGTACCCGAAGTCTGTGTGTTTTTTAACCATATGCTGCTGCGGGGAAATCGGTCCAAGAAAGTGCAAAGTGTACACTTCGATGCCTTTGAGTCGGAAAACTATCCTCCCTTGGCGGAATCAGGAATTGTGATCGATTACAATACCCAGGCGATCCGACCGCTGGAGTCGCATAAAAAACTGGTGAATCGAAATTCCTTGGACAACAATGTTTTGGTGCTGAAGCTTTTCCCAGGGATTACCAAAAAAGTGATAGATGCCTGTCTGAACATCCCAGGTTTGAAAGGGGTGGTGCTGGAGACTTATGGATCAGGCAACAGCCCAAGTGAGAAATGGTTTATGGATTCCCTGCAGCGGGCAATAGATAAGGGCGTGATTATCCTGAATGTCTCCCAATGCAACGGGGGGCGAGTCATACAAGGCCGCTACGAGACCAGTAAGGAATTGCTGGCGGTGGGTGTGATCAGCGGAAAAGACATCACCACGGAGGCTGCGGTGACCAAGATGATGTTTCTGCTAGGTCAGGAGCGCAGGCATGAGGACGTGATCGCCAAGCTAAAAGTCCCATTGGCGGGGGAGATGACCGCATAA
- a CDS encoding TatD family hydrolase, with protein sequence MNYIETHAHIYSRKFDSDRDQLIQDIRDAGIERVYMPNVDVETIDAMLACEEKYPGLCIPMMGLHPCDVKEDFKEQLDVMKKWLDRRDFAAVGEIGLDLYWDKTFFEQQKEALRIQIAWAKEKQLPIVLHCRESMDETIKIVQEEHDGQLRGIFHCFTGNLDQAKQIIEMGFLLGIGGVATFKNGGLDQVIPELGIENLVLETDAPYLAPVPFRGKRNSPAYLPIIAEKIGDYLQMSKEEVALQTKQNALNLFHEFSS encoded by the coding sequence ATGAATTACATAGAAACACACGCGCATATATATTCTAGAAAGTTTGACTCGGACCGTGATCAGCTCATACAGGACATCAGGGATGCGGGCATCGAGCGGGTTTACATGCCCAATGTGGACGTGGAGACCATAGATGCAATGCTGGCCTGTGAGGAGAAGTATCCGGGATTATGTATTCCCATGATGGGACTGCATCCCTGCGATGTGAAGGAGGATTTTAAGGAGCAGCTAGATGTGATGAAAAAGTGGCTGGATAGGAGAGACTTTGCTGCTGTGGGAGAGATCGGTTTGGATCTGTATTGGGACAAAACATTCTTTGAGCAGCAAAAAGAAGCGCTGCGGATACAGATCGCCTGGGCTAAGGAAAAGCAACTGCCAATAGTTTTGCACTGCCGGGAATCCATGGATGAAACCATCAAAATCGTACAGGAAGAGCATGATGGACAGTTGCGCGGGATCTTTCATTGCTTCACAGGAAATCTTGATCAGGCCAAACAAATTATCGAGATGGGCTTTTTGCTGGGGATAGGAGGGGTAGCCACCTTCAAAAACGGAGGTTTGGACCAGGTGATTCCTGAGCTGGGGATAGAAAACCTAGTGCTTGAGACGGATGCACCATACCTGGCGCCGGTACCTTTTCGGGGGAAAAGGAACTCTCCGGCCTATTTGCCCATTATTGCTGAGAAAATAGGCGATTACCTCCAAATGTCCAAAGAGGAGGTAGCGCTTCAGACAAAACAAAATGCCCTTAACCTATTCCATGAATTTAGCTCATGA
- a CDS encoding glycosyltransferase — protein sequence MILVITIAVMLMLGLQYVGMIFHLRYAWKDYSRPERGTCPKVSVLVAARNEEDDLPRLLQSFENLDYPQAQIEILIADDQSEDLTPVLLESWCAGHANREFVTVQSSESGKFHQNGKANALELLSHRATGDYYFFTDADCAVNPQWIWEGVSCFTEKVGIVLGVTAVRGQGVRERLQRLEWWLTLAYVKVASDLRIPSTGLGNNMVISREAYEGAGGFAKLPFTLTEDLEISRAICAKGYQLVHQVSPFMLLQTKAEASLQKLLEQRKRWMAGVVTLPWYWQAVLGLQVLYFPALIYLILTLPGLGLALAAFKMLAQAVFLLRFSAKAGGRINALEACFFDLYNFPVVLLTILYYFWPGQIKWKSRKY from the coding sequence GTGATTCTGGTGATTACCATAGCGGTCATGCTTATGCTGGGCTTACAGTATGTGGGGATGATTTTTCATCTCCGGTATGCTTGGAAGGATTATAGCAGGCCAGAGCGAGGCACTTGTCCCAAAGTTTCGGTTTTGGTAGCGGCTAGGAATGAAGAAGATGATCTTCCCAGGCTGCTTCAGTCTTTTGAGAACCTGGATTACCCCCAGGCCCAGATTGAAATTTTGATTGCCGATGATCAAAGTGAAGATTTGACCCCGGTTTTACTGGAGAGCTGGTGTGCCGGACATGCTAACCGTGAGTTTGTTACCGTGCAGTCTTCCGAATCAGGCAAGTTTCATCAGAATGGGAAGGCCAATGCCCTGGAACTGTTAAGTCATAGAGCGACTGGTGATTATTACTTTTTCACGGATGCGGATTGTGCGGTGAATCCTCAGTGGATTTGGGAGGGAGTGAGCTGTTTTACAGAGAAGGTGGGGATTGTCTTGGGCGTGACTGCAGTGCGGGGGCAGGGAGTTCGGGAAAGACTGCAGCGATTGGAATGGTGGTTGACCCTGGCCTATGTCAAGGTGGCTTCTGATCTCCGTATTCCCAGTACCGGACTGGGTAACAACATGGTGATCAGCAGAGAAGCCTATGAGGGAGCAGGTGGATTTGCGAAGCTTCCTTTTACGCTTACCGAGGATTTGGAGATTTCCAGAGCGATCTGTGCCAAAGGATATCAATTGGTGCACCAGGTAAGTCCTTTTATGCTTTTGCAGACCAAAGCTGAAGCAAGTCTGCAGAAGTTATTGGAGCAGAGAAAGCGCTGGATGGCTGGGGTGGTGACTTTGCCTTGGTATTGGCAAGCGGTACTGGGGTTACAGGTCTTGTACTTTCCGGCTTTGATCTATTTGATACTTACTTTACCCGGGCTAGGCTTGGCTTTGGCAGCCTTCAAGATGCTTGCACAGGCTGTTTTTCTGCTTCGCTTTTCAGCAAAGGCTGGAGGTAGAATCAATGCGCTGGAAGCCTGTTTTTTTGATTTATATAACTTCCCCGTCGTCCTCCTTACTATTCTTTACTATTTTTGGCCTGGCCAAATCAAATGGAAATCCCGAAAGTACTGA
- a CDS encoding polysaccharide deacetylase family protein, with protein MIWHTVPRLVQYCFPNRVWSKEGEGEEIYLTFDDGPVPGVTDYVLQELAKRGQKATFFMVGDNVRKHPELARAVLQAGHGIGNHTFHHMNGWKTARDQYLSDISACARIFEDKLGVTTTLFRPPYGLINPKQAQEVSENYQVIMWSMLSGDYDRSLPPERVLEKSIKHTKAGAIGLFHDQQKTSAVLPKVLPTYLDFLDERGLKTALL; from the coding sequence ATGATTTGGCATACCGTCCCCAGGTTGGTTCAGTATTGTTTTCCAAACAGGGTTTGGAGCAAGGAAGGGGAAGGAGAAGAGATTTACCTCACCTTTGATGACGGGCCTGTACCGGGGGTGACGGATTATGTGCTCCAGGAACTGGCAAAGAGAGGGCAGAAAGCCACTTTTTTCATGGTAGGGGATAATGTGCGTAAGCATCCTGAACTGGCCAGAGCGGTGCTGCAAGCCGGGCATGGAATAGGAAATCACACCTTTCATCATATGAATGGCTGGAAAACAGCACGGGATCAATACCTTTCCGATATCAGTGCATGTGCCCGTATTTTTGAAGATAAGCTGGGTGTTACCACGACCTTGTTTAGACCTCCCTATGGCCTGATCAATCCTAAGCAAGCTCAGGAGGTTAGTGAAAATTATCAGGTTATCATGTGGTCCATGCTGTCCGGGGATTATGACCGGAGTTTGCCTCCTGAGCGGGTGCTAGAAAAGTCCATAAAGCATACCAAGGCTGGGGCTATAGGGCTCTTTCATGATCAGCAAAAGACCAGCGCGGTATTGCCTAAAGTATTGCCCACTTATTTGGATTTTTTAGATGAAAGAGGACTGAAAACCGCCTTGCTGTGA
- a CDS encoding PP2C family protein-serine/threonine phosphatase codes for MTTITHKYQRKELELKSLLEITQAINENQSEAVLLNIFKFTCLVHLNIKSLVLYVAKEGAFEKKVAHGVKGNVPELIPADQVMDEKKSGELRLELEEEYSFQELETYLPVYHKDKMLAILFLRRKDQEMDLDLDFTQALTNILVVALENKRFARKQLQQEVLNREIAIASQVQQMLFPAELPMDKELKAKVTYLPHSRVGGDYYDLIRKSEEEVYFCIADVSGKGISAALLMSNFQAALRTLLRSDADLPMVVNQLNYTLFENTHGERFITFFLGHFNFKTRKLQFVNAGHNPPLLCRANEKKCESLDAGTTILGAFDELPFLQIGEREDLGEFSLHLYTDGVTEAMNPAQEEFGEERLEQFVNKNSRMDPDDFHRKFLKQIRAFSQEEPLRDDLTMLSLRFQ; via the coding sequence TTGACCACGATTACACATAAGTATCAACGCAAAGAACTGGAGCTCAAATCCCTGCTGGAGATCACGCAGGCGATCAACGAGAATCAGTCTGAAGCTGTGCTGTTGAATATTTTTAAGTTCACCTGCCTGGTCCACCTCAATATCAAATCCCTGGTACTGTATGTGGCTAAGGAAGGTGCCTTCGAAAAGAAAGTGGCGCATGGTGTGAAGGGAAATGTGCCGGAACTCATCCCCGCCGACCAGGTGATGGATGAAAAAAAATCGGGTGAGCTGAGGTTGGAATTGGAAGAAGAATATTCCTTTCAGGAACTGGAAACCTACCTGCCGGTCTACCATAAGGACAAGATGCTGGCGATATTATTTCTCCGGAGGAAAGATCAGGAAATGGATCTGGACCTGGACTTTACCCAGGCCTTGACCAATATTTTGGTAGTGGCTTTGGAAAATAAGCGTTTTGCCAGAAAGCAACTGCAGCAAGAAGTATTGAACCGGGAGATTGCCATAGCCTCTCAGGTACAGCAAATGCTATTTCCTGCTGAGCTGCCTATGGACAAGGAGTTGAAAGCCAAGGTGACCTACCTGCCACACAGCCGTGTGGGAGGCGATTACTATGACCTGATCAGGAAGTCTGAGGAGGAAGTGTATTTCTGCATAGCGGATGTTTCCGGTAAGGGGATTTCGGCAGCACTTCTGATGTCCAATTTCCAGGCAGCACTGCGTACCCTACTTAGAAGCGATGCAGACCTGCCAATGGTGGTGAATCAACTGAATTATACGCTTTTTGAAAACACCCATGGGGAGCGCTTCATTACCTTTTTTCTAGGGCATTTTAATTTTAAAACCCGCAAACTACAATTTGTGAACGCGGGGCATAACCCGCCCTTGCTCTGCCGGGCCAATGAAAAAAAATGCGAGTCCCTCGATGCGGGAACTACTATTCTCGGGGCATTTGATGAATTGCCTTTTTTGCAAATAGGAGAGCGGGAAGATCTAGGGGAGTTTTCCCTTCACCTGTACACAGATGGAGTCACCGAGGCGATGAATCCTGCACAGGAGGAGTTTGGGGAGGAGCGCCTGGAGCAGTTTGTCAATAAAAACAGCCGCATGGATCCAGATGATTTCCACAGGAAATTTCTCAAGCAAATCCGGGCGTTTTCACAAGAGGAGCCTTTGAGAGATGACCTGACGATGTTGAGTTTAAGATTTCAGTAA
- a CDS encoding glycosyltransferase, translating into MLSFYLIWSLSYLLLLAWLARFWPAKSQKEGQGQLGEITLLIPFRNEIRNAGKLAKSLIHLSKSTVQILLVDDHSEDESFIFLSEALKDYPNIRLVRSPRPGKKAAVEFGVSLARTELIVCSDADCSWSDFWLPSMVLPFQDPGIQFVAGPVLVQASPAFLSQFQQWDWGSILLLTQAGFAKQNPLMCSGANIAYRKSAFAGVEGYAGNRHFSSGDDEFLLKKMVERYGAASCVYLTHTDSLVFTTPEENWKALLRQRVRWAGKWRAKGSLSNGIAAGLVFVIQMLWIGSFGLLWLGLHGVLVFVFVWGIKFLGEKLALGKVLSSFKVYPGWFSLMKTTFAHPFYALAVGLGAIGGKFTWKGRQNARSVNLESEI; encoded by the coding sequence ATGCTAAGTTTTTACCTGATCTGGTCATTGAGTTACTTACTTTTGCTTGCATGGCTGGCTCGTTTTTGGCCTGCAAAAAGCCAAAAAGAAGGGCAGGGGCAACTAGGAGAAATTACCCTCTTGATTCCATTCCGAAATGAGATCCGGAATGCCGGAAAGCTAGCCAAATCCCTCATTCACCTCAGCAAATCAACTGTGCAAATCCTGCTGGTAGATGATCACAGTGAGGATGAATCTTTCATTTTTCTTTCTGAAGCATTGAAAGATTACCCAAATATCAGGCTAGTGCGTAGCCCTAGGCCAGGAAAAAAAGCTGCGGTAGAATTTGGGGTGAGTCTGGCTCGTACGGAGTTGATTGTGTGCTCAGATGCAGATTGCAGCTGGTCAGATTTCTGGCTCCCCAGTATGGTTCTGCCCTTTCAAGATCCTGGGATTCAATTTGTGGCAGGGCCGGTATTGGTGCAGGCAAGTCCTGCTTTTCTGTCTCAATTTCAGCAGTGGGACTGGGGGAGTATTTTGTTGCTGACTCAGGCAGGCTTTGCAAAGCAAAATCCGCTCATGTGTAGCGGGGCAAATATCGCCTATAGAAAGTCTGCTTTTGCAGGAGTGGAAGGATACGCCGGTAACCGTCATTTTAGCTCTGGTGACGATGAATTCCTTCTGAAGAAAATGGTAGAGCGATATGGGGCAGCTTCCTGCGTTTATTTAACCCATACTGATTCCTTGGTCTTCACAACTCCAGAGGAAAACTGGAAAGCCTTACTGCGGCAGCGTGTCCGCTGGGCAGGTAAGTGGCGCGCCAAAGGTAGCTTGTCCAATGGAATAGCAGCTGGGCTGGTTTTTGTGATACAGATGCTTTGGATTGGAAGCTTTGGACTTTTATGGCTGGGGCTGCACGGGGTTTTGGTTTTTGTGTTTGTATGGGGGATCAAGTTTTTGGGAGAAAAATTGGCATTGGGAAAGGTCTTAAGTTCTTTTAAGGTTTATCCGGGCTGGTTTAGCTTAATGAAAACTACATTTGCTCACCCGTTTTATGCTTTGGCAGTAGGATTAGGGGCGATAGGAGGAAAATTCACCTGGAAGGGTAGGCAGAACGCTAGAAGTGTTAATTTAGAGTCTGAAATTTGA
- the ruvC gene encoding crossover junction endodeoxyribonuclease RuvC, which yields MSKELEKVPKEKIILGIDPGTNVMGYGVILTEGKKYKLLQYGVIHLKKYGSHELKLKKIFERITGIIEEFLPDSVALEAPFFGVNVQSMLKLGRAQGVAMAAALARDIPITEYSPKKVKQSVTGNGNASKEQVAAMLQTLFTLNELPKMLDATDALAVALCHHFHEGRIQSRGRSAGWKSFIEENPGRVKK from the coding sequence GTGAGCAAAGAACTAGAAAAAGTACCAAAAGAAAAAATCATCCTAGGAATCGATCCAGGAACCAATGTGATGGGGTATGGGGTGATTCTGACTGAAGGCAAAAAATACAAATTGCTTCAATACGGGGTGATCCATCTGAAAAAATATGGTTCGCATGAGCTGAAGCTCAAAAAGATTTTTGAACGCATCACTGGAATCATCGAGGAGTTCCTGCCCGATTCAGTCGCATTGGAGGCTCCGTTTTTTGGGGTAAACGTCCAATCTATGCTAAAGCTGGGAAGGGCTCAAGGCGTGGCCATGGCCGCGGCTTTGGCCAGAGATATTCCGATCACAGAATACTCCCCAAAGAAAGTAAAGCAGTCCGTCACCGGCAACGGCAATGCTTCCAAAGAACAGGTGGCAGCCATGCTACAGACCCTTTTCACACTGAATGAACTCCCTAAAATGCTGGATGCCACAGATGCTTTGGCGGTAGCACTCTGTCATCATTTTCACGAGGGCAGAATCCAAAGCCGGGGCAGAAGTGCAGGCTGGAAATCCTTTATAGAGGAAAATCCCGGCCGGGTAAAAAAATAA
- a CDS encoding porin family protein, with protein sequence MKKLLILFFAIGLFSTAAHAQFGVRAGYSSPNFTDFASTDANPGFHVGAYYKFGAGFIALEPGIQYAQKGYKNNAAPGGATTERLNYIDVPVLLRLNFLPFLNVFAGPQGSVLVSRSYEEGGDTNTNTDGVKGYDIAGVAGVGANLPLGLNAQVSYDFGLQNLNYFGQDVKNNVFKISIGYDF encoded by the coding sequence ATGAAAAAGCTATTGATTTTATTCTTCGCTATTGGACTGTTCAGTACTGCTGCTCATGCTCAGTTTGGTGTACGTGCAGGCTATAGCAGCCCTAATTTTACAGATTTTGCATCTACAGATGCGAATCCGGGATTTCACGTAGGTGCTTATTATAAGTTTGGCGCAGGTTTCATCGCGCTGGAGCCTGGAATCCAGTATGCGCAGAAGGGGTATAAAAACAATGCAGCACCGGGTGGAGCGACTACCGAGCGCTTGAATTACATAGATGTGCCGGTTTTGCTTCGATTGAATTTCCTTCCTTTTCTGAATGTATTTGCAGGGCCTCAGGGCTCAGTATTGGTTTCTAGAAGCTATGAGGAAGGTGGTGATACCAACACCAATACAGACGGTGTGAAAGGGTATGATATCGCTGGTGTAGCAGGTGTGGGTGCCAATCTGCCCCTAGGTCTAAACGCCCAGGTGAGTTACGATTTCGGCTTGCAAAACCTGAATTACTTTGGCCAGGACGTAAAAAATAACGTGTTCAAAATCTCCATAGGATATGATTTCTAA
- a CDS encoding Crp/Fnr family transcriptional regulator has product MEKFSNLFNKFPTTSDEAKQAFADHLTEFEVEKGHFLVREGQICDQLFFVAKGAARSYYTRDNRDITVSFTLDEEFVTAMHSFITRKPSFENIETLERSTIYKISHDDLQACFLKFPELERAYRMILEQYYIVLEEQQIFTKFKSARDRYLELMQYRPKVIQKASVGQIASFLDMTIETLSRIRAKI; this is encoded by the coding sequence ATGGAAAAATTCTCAAATCTTTTTAACAAATTCCCCACCACCAGCGACGAAGCCAAGCAGGCATTTGCTGATCATCTTACTGAATTTGAAGTAGAAAAAGGCCATTTCTTGGTTCGTGAAGGACAAATCTGTGATCAATTGTTTTTCGTCGCCAAAGGAGCTGCCCGAAGCTACTACACCCGAGACAATCGTGACATCACGGTTTCATTTACCCTAGATGAGGAGTTTGTCACCGCTATGCACTCCTTTATTACCAGAAAGCCTTCTTTTGAAAATATAGAAACCCTAGAGCGAAGTACCATTTATAAAATTTCCCATGATGACTTACAGGCTTGCTTCCTGAAGTTTCCCGAGCTGGAGCGCGCCTACAGAATGATTTTGGAGCAGTATTACATAGTGCTAGAAGAGCAGCAGATTTTCACCAAATTCAAATCGGCCAGAGATCGCTATTTAGAACTGATGCAGTACCGACCCAAGGTGATCCAAAAGGCCTCCGTAGGGCAGATCGCTTCGTTCCTGGACATGACCATAGAAACCCTGAGCCGAATTCGCGCTAAAATCTGA
- a CDS encoding parallel beta-helix domain-containing protein — protein sequence MKKLQVILFAIFSVFYYSCSSSSNEQTFDSSELPRVSLEQTEKVVEDFIMAEDGATIEIPAGFYEFNTQLILDNKSNITIKGAGLKQTVLSFKNLKTGGEGVKLVGNNITIQDLTIEDAPGDGVKAQHTDGITFRRINVTWTNGDKSKNGTYAIYPVQCKNVMIDEVIASHSRDAGIYVGQSENIIVKNSLAFGNVAGIEIENCDNAEVFGNVARDNAGGILVFNLPGLPKADGAKTKIYDNDIIENNHENFATAMGEGPNGNTVTMIPPGSGVILLAAKEVEIYNNRILRNKTTGVAIASYQITGFPSEAPNWSPFTTDIYIHDNEYDRTKGFPDLSRELGQLISIYNAHGKAKTQDIIYDGIWDESISEDISTNPMRICLSESNLSELYFTRFSLMDGEDNIEGFADASPFQNCTVPVATNVSAIAEM from the coding sequence ATGAAAAAACTACAAGTCATCTTATTCGCCATATTTTCTGTCTTCTATTACAGTTGCAGTAGCTCTTCCAATGAGCAAACCTTCGACAGTTCTGAACTCCCAAGAGTAAGCCTGGAGCAAACAGAAAAAGTAGTGGAAGATTTCATCATGGCTGAGGATGGAGCTACCATAGAAATCCCGGCCGGATTTTATGAATTCAACACCCAGCTGATCCTAGACAATAAGTCAAACATCACCATCAAAGGTGCAGGACTAAAACAAACGGTACTTTCCTTCAAAAACCTCAAAACTGGGGGAGAAGGCGTCAAACTGGTAGGAAATAACATTACCATCCAGGACCTGACCATAGAAGATGCGCCAGGTGATGGAGTAAAAGCGCAACACACCGATGGAATCACCTTCCGCAGGATCAACGTCACCTGGACAAACGGAGACAAGTCAAAGAACGGAACTTACGCCATCTATCCGGTGCAGTGTAAAAATGTAATGATTGACGAAGTGATCGCCTCTCACTCCAGAGATGCGGGTATCTACGTGGGCCAATCAGAAAACATCATAGTCAAAAACTCTCTGGCTTTTGGAAATGTGGCCGGAATCGAAATCGAGAACTGTGACAATGCGGAGGTTTTTGGGAATGTAGCCCGTGACAATGCAGGCGGAATATTGGTTTTCAACTTACCGGGCTTACCAAAAGCAGACGGTGCCAAAACCAAAATTTACGACAATGACATCATCGAAAACAACCACGAAAACTTTGCGACAGCTATGGGAGAAGGCCCCAATGGCAATACAGTGACCATGATCCCTCCGGGCTCAGGAGTGATTTTACTGGCTGCCAAAGAAGTGGAAATTTACAACAACCGGATTCTTCGAAACAAAACCACCGGCGTGGCCATCGCCAGCTATCAGATCACAGGTTTCCCTAGCGAGGCTCCAAACTGGTCTCCATTCACCACCGACATATACATTCATGACAATGAGTATGACCGGACTAAAGGCTTTCCTGATCTCTCCAGAGAATTGGGGCAATTGATCAGCATCTATAACGCGCATGGCAAGGCTAAAACCCAAGACATCATCTACGACGGGATCTGGGACGAATCCATCAGCGAGGACATCAGCACTAACCCTATGCGGATTTGCCTGTCAGAAAGCAACCTTTCCGAACTGTATTTCACGCGTTTTTCACTGATGGACGGAGAAGACAATATTGAAGGCTTTGCTGATGCATCACCATTCCAAAACTGTACAGTTCCCGTAGCCACAAACGTGAGCGCAATTGCTGAAATGTGA